From the genome of Sphingopyxis sp. DBS4:
GGTCATGGGGCTCTCTCGCGAATCATCTGATAGGACGCAGATAGCATTACTGACACATATGTCAATAGTAGCTTAACGGGCTGGACGCCCCTGCCCTCGCACCGTAACAGGCGCATAATACAGCACAGCGAGACCCCCTCATGAACGAAGACGGCAGAACGGAAAGCGCACGGCTGGTCACGCTCGACGCCGTGCGCGGCTTTGCGGTGATGGGCATATTGGCGATGAATATCGTCGCCTTCGCTATGCCTGAAATGGCCTATGTCTCGCCGCGCGCCTATGGCGGCGACACGGCAGCGGACGTTGCGGCGTGGGGGCTGTCCTTCCTGTTCATCGACGGCAAGATGCGCGGGCTCTTTTCGATCCTGTTCGGCGCGAGCCTGCTCCTCGTCGTCGACCGCGCCGAAAAGTCCGGGCAAAACGCCGCATCGGTGCATTATCGCCGCATGATCTGGCTCGCGATCTTCGGTCTCTGCCATTTCTTCTTCATCTGGTGGGGCGACATATTGTTCCTCTATGCCGCGGTCGGCAGCATCGCCTTCCTGTTCCGGGGCTGGGAACCGCGACGTCTGATACGATGGGCGGTGGGGCTGTTCACGCTGGGCGTGCTGCTGATGACCTTGCTGTTAGGCGGCCAGCTCTTCGTCGCATCGTCGATCGACGATCCCGCCGCGCCGCCGTCGTTGATCGAGGCGGGGCAGAGCGTCCGCGACGAATATGCGAAGATCAACGACGAAGTGCAGCGCGAACTGATATTGTATCGCAGCGGCTATTTCCCGATTCTCGGACACCGGCTGGACGATGCCGCCGATCCGTTTTCGATGGTACTGATCAACCTGCTCGAAACGCTGCCGTTGATGATGATCGGCATGGCGCTGTTCCGAAACGGCTTCCTCACCGGAGCGTGGGAAGCGCACGCTTATCGCCGCGTCGCGTGGCGATGGCTGCCACCGGGATTGATGCTGACCATGCTTGTCTGCTGGCTGATGGAACGGGCGGAATTCGATTATCTCTTTTCGCTCACCACATTCCTGACCTGGGCGCAGCCGGGGCGCCTGATGATGACGATCGGTTATGCGGCGCTGCTCGTCCTGCTGATCCGGCGTCACGCCGACGCCCCCTGGATCGGGCGCGTCGCGGCGGCGGGACAGGCCGCCTTTTCCAACTACATCGGCACCAGCATCGTGATGACGACGATCTTCTACGGCTATGGGCTGGGGCTGTTCGGATGGGTCGAGCGTGCGCCGCTCTATCTGTTCGTGATCGCGGCGTGGGCGGTCATGCTGCTGTGGTCGAAACCGTGGCTCGACCGCTTTCGCTACGGCCCGCTCGAATGGCTATGGCGCAGCCTTGCGCGCGGCGCGAGGCAGCCGATGCGGAAAGGACCGACGCTTCAGTAGCCGACCGCGCGGCCGAAACCCACCGGCTTGCGCTGGACGAGGGGGTTCGCCTCGCGTTCGAGGGCGGCAAGCGTTTCCTCAAACAGCGCGCGCAAATTGACGACGCGTGGCAGATATTCCTCGGGGCTCACCTGCGCTTCGACGCAGTGGCGCGCGAACATCTCGATATCCTCGGTCAGCGCGCCGAGCCGCTCGGCGCCGAACTGACGCGCCTCGCTCTTCAGCGTGTGCGCGGGCATCACGAGCCCGCGCGCGTCGCGGGCACGCATCGCCTCTTCGATCGCGGCGACCGACTTGGTGCCGTCCTCGCGAAAATAGCCCAGAATGCGCACGAAGGCCGCGCCCAACTGGGTGCGGGTCGCGCGGAATTCATCCCAATCGACCAGGATCTCGTCCAATGCCCTGTCCCTCGGTGTTCAAATCGGTCCTTGGTCCCGATTGCCGCCATGCCCGAAGTCGGTAAAAAAGCCGTTACGATGGCTCGGAGGTGCGACGAAAGCCGCCCCATATCGGGTCAGTCGCGGCGGACGCGCCAGCCCCCTTCGGCTCCATCCGCCAGCGTCCAGCCCCGCTCGCCCGCCAGTGCGGCGACTTCGCGCCACGCCTGCGGATCGTCGGCGAGCAATAGCACGTCCGCCGCCTCGCGCATCGCGCGCGCGAGCCGTAGCGCCGGCCACGGGCAGCGCATACCGCGCGCATCGACGACGAGCGCCGCCGACGCCGCGCGCGCCTTATTCGTCATAGGGGTTGCGCGTGTTGCGGAAATTGAGGCGGATCGGCACGCCCTGAAAGCCCAGTTCCTTGCGCATGCCGTTCATCAGATAGCGCTGATAGCTCGCCGGAAGCGCATCGGTGCGGCTGCCGAAGACGACGAAGGTCGGCGGCCGCGTCCGCGCCTGCGTCATGTAGCGCAGCTTGATCCGCTTGCCGCCGGGCGCCGGAGGCGGATTGGCCTCGACCGCGCGCTCGAACCAGCGATTGAGCTTCGCCGTCGAAACGCGATTGGTCCAGATTTCGCGCTGCTCGAAAGCGACGCGCACCAGCGTGTCGATCCCCTTGCCCGTCGCGCCCGAGATGCTGAGCAAGGGCACGCCCTTGATCTGCGACAGCCCATCGTCGAGCGCCGCGCGCACGCCGTTGAACAGCGACGAGGGATCTTCGGCGACGTCCCATTTATTGAGCGCGACGATCAGCGCGCGGCCTTCGTCGAGCACCCGGTCGGCGATGCGCAGATCCTGCGCCTCGAGCCCCTTGGTGGCGTCGAGCAGCAGCACGACGACTTCGGCAAAGTCGACCGCGTGCATCGCGTCGGCGACCGACAATTTCTCGAGCTTGTCCTGCACCTTCGCGCGCTTGCGCATCCCGGCGGTGTCGAAAAGCTGGATCGGCTGGACCTCGCCGTCCTTTTCCCATTGCCAGTCGACGCGGATCGAATCGCGGGTGATCCCCGCCTCGGGCCCGGTGATCAGCCGATCCTCACCGATCATGCGGTTGATAAGGGTCGACTTGCCGGCGTTCGGCCGCCCGACGATCGCGAGCTTGAGCGGGCCGAGCGGTTCCTCGTCGCCCGCTTCGGCGTCGGCCGCATCCTCGGCAGCCTCCATGAAGGGTTCGACGATCGGGCGCAGCGCGTCGAACAGGTCGACCACGCCCTCGCCATGCTCGGCGCTGAGCGCGATCGGACTGTCGAAGCCGAGCGCATAGGATTCCATCAGGCCGGTTTCGCCCTGCTTCCCCTCGGCCTTGTTGACGACGAGGATGAT
Proteins encoded in this window:
- a CDS encoding Hpt domain-containing protein: MDEILVDWDEFRATRTQLGAAFVRILGYFREDGTKSVAAIEEAMRARDARGLVMPAHTLKSEARQFGAERLGALTEDIEMFARHCVEAQVSPEEYLPRVVNLRALFEETLAALEREANPLVQRKPVGFGRAVGY
- a CDS encoding sulfurtransferase TusA family protein; the protein is MTNKARAASAALVVDARGMRCPWPALRLARAMREAADVLLLADDPQAWREVAALAGERGWTLADGAEGGWRVRRD
- the der gene encoding ribosome biogenesis GTPase Der — encoded protein: MARSATIAIVGRPNVGKSTLFNRLVGKRLALVDDQPGVTRDRREGDAKLLGLEFLIVDTAGFEDQDAATLPGRMRVQTEKAVREADAALFMIDARAGVTPLDEEIARWLRSEDTPIILVVNKAEGKQGETGLMESYALGFDSPIALSAEHGEGVVDLFDALRPIVEPFMEAAEDAADAEAGDEEPLGPLKLAIVGRPNAGKSTLINRMIGEDRLITGPEAGITRDSIRVDWQWEKDGEVQPIQLFDTAGMRKRAKVQDKLEKLSVADAMHAVDFAEVVVLLLDATKGLEAQDLRIADRVLDEGRALIVALNKWDVAEDPSSLFNGVRAALDDGLSQIKGVPLLSISGATGKGIDTLVRVAFEQREIWTNRVSTAKLNRWFERAVEANPPPAPGGKRIKLRYMTQARTRPPTFVVFGSRTDALPASYQRYLMNGMRKELGFQGVPIRLNFRNTRNPYDE
- a CDS encoding DUF418 domain-containing protein translates to MNEDGRTESARLVTLDAVRGFAVMGILAMNIVAFAMPEMAYVSPRAYGGDTAADVAAWGLSFLFIDGKMRGLFSILFGASLLLVVDRAEKSGQNAASVHYRRMIWLAIFGLCHFFFIWWGDILFLYAAVGSIAFLFRGWEPRRLIRWAVGLFTLGVLLMTLLLGGQLFVASSIDDPAAPPSLIEAGQSVRDEYAKINDEVQRELILYRSGYFPILGHRLDDAADPFSMVLINLLETLPLMMIGMALFRNGFLTGAWEAHAYRRVAWRWLPPGLMLTMLVCWLMERAEFDYLFSLTTFLTWAQPGRLMMTIGYAALLVLLIRRHADAPWIGRVAAAGQAAFSNYIGTSIVMTTIFYGYGLGLFGWVERAPLYLFVIAAWAVMLLWSKPWLDRFRYGPLEWLWRSLARGARQPMRKGPTLQ